In one Chryseobacterium camelliae genomic region, the following are encoded:
- a CDS encoding PhoH family protein, translated as MFELTYDLEDIDMKIFYGVNNQFFNLIKSSFPTLKITGRDHFIFAMGNQEALDIFKQKLDDIVGFISKNNSIELKDVENILNLKDENEKQLVFDQDIIVKGVNGKVIKAKTTNLKKLVKETEKKDMVFAIGPAGTGKTYTSVALAARALRDKTVKRIVLTRPAVEAGESLGFLPGDLKEKLDPYLQPLYDALRDMIPHEKLEGFMEKKVIEVAPLAFMRGRTLDDAFVILDEAQNTTHSQMKMFLTRMGMNAKFIITGDPSQVDLPPKQQSGLKEAMRILKDVKEIGFVHLTEEDVVRHPVVKKIILAYNEEEKRQRD; from the coding sequence ATGTTTGAATTGACATATGATTTGGAAGATATCGACATGAAAATCTTCTATGGGGTTAATAACCAATTTTTCAATTTAATAAAATCAAGCTTTCCGACTCTGAAAATTACAGGAAGAGATCATTTCATCTTTGCAATGGGAAATCAGGAAGCTTTGGATATATTTAAGCAGAAACTTGATGATATTGTCGGATTTATTTCGAAAAATAATTCTATCGAGCTTAAAGACGTTGAAAATATCCTCAATTTAAAAGACGAGAACGAAAAGCAGCTTGTTTTCGATCAGGATATCATTGTAAAAGGGGTAAACGGTAAAGTCATAAAGGCTAAAACAACCAATCTTAAAAAACTGGTAAAAGAAACGGAGAAAAAAGATATGGTTTTTGCGATCGGACCTGCAGGAACAGGGAAGACCTATACCAGTGTGGCTTTGGCGGCAAGAGCACTTAGAGATAAAACCGTAAAAAGAATTGTTCTGACACGACCTGCTGTAGAAGCGGGGGAGAGTTTAGGCTTTTTGCCGGGAGATCTTAAAGAAAAGCTGGATCCTTATTTACAGCCACTTTATGATGCGCTCAGAGATATGATTCCTCATGAGAAACTGGAAGGTTTTATGGAAAAGAAAGTCATTGAGGTTGCTCCGTTAGCTTTTATGAGGGGGAGAACCTTGGATGATGCTTTTGTAATTCTTGATGAAGCACAAAATACGACACACTCTCAAATGAAAATGTTTTTAACCAGAATGGGGATGAATGCCAAATTTATTATTACGGGAGATCCAAGCCAGGTCGACTTGCCGCCAAAACAGCAATCCGGATTGAAAGAAGCTATGAGAATCCTTAAAGATGTAAAAGAAATAGGATTTGTTCACTTAACGGAGGAAGATGTGGTGAGACATCCTGTTGTTAAGAAAATTATTTTAGCATATAACGAAGAAGAAAAGAGACAGAGAGACTAG
- a CDS encoding porin family protein — MKRLLLIAAVAVMGVSLQAQETRFGAKAGYSFSTIKVDEAQDDLEARSTDPSHTFYIGGLVEHKFGDKFGIQGELLYSPLGGKEDRNASEDDVYFREKTKITFGTLLIPVSAKYFITENLSVSLGASFGVILSAKQKTVVDAGIGIPGLELEGDDDVDIKDDVNTLNIAPFLGAEFALENGLFFDARYNYGISDLSKSDGKVTNSFLQVGVGFKFGGN, encoded by the coding sequence ATGAAAAGACTTTTACTTATTGCAGCGGTTGCTGTCATGGGAGTTTCTTTGCAGGCACAAGAAACAAGATTTGGTGCTAAAGCCGGTTATTCATTCTCAACAATAAAAGTTGATGAAGCACAGGATGATCTGGAAGCTAGAAGTACAGATCCTTCTCACACTTTTTACATTGGCGGGCTTGTTGAGCACAAATTTGGAGATAAATTCGGGATCCAAGGGGAATTATTGTATTCGCCGCTAGGAGGTAAAGAAGATCGTAACGCAAGTGAAGATGATGTGTATTTTAGAGAAAAAACTAAAATCACTTTCGGAACTTTATTAATTCCTGTTTCTGCAAAATATTTTATTACAGAAAATTTATCGGTATCTCTTGGGGCTAGTTTTGGCGTTATTCTTTCTGCAAAACAAAAAACTGTTGTTGATGCAGGTATAGGTATTCCCGGTTTAGAATTGGAAGGAGATGATGATGTGGATATTAAAGATGATGTGAATACTTTAAATATCGCTCCATTCTTAGGTGCTGAGTTTGCATTAGAGAACGGATTGTTTTTTGACGCAAGATATAACTACGGAATTTCTGACCTTTCTAAAAGTGACGGTAAAGTTACAAACAGCTTTCTACAAGTTGGTGTAGGTTTCAAATTTGGAGGTAATTAA
- a CDS encoding outer membrane beta-barrel protein codes for MKKLLLASAIALFGLSNAQIAKGTAYLSGQVNYAQEENNNNDTKVESFRVIPTAGFFVNTNLAVGLGLGYANDKITTTTTSNVAGGTLTVENKGTQSAFVVAPFVRKYWTLADKLYIFGQLEVPMAFGEYKEEGTETFVAGSTTTVNSTSDKTKFTSIGVNVKPGLDYFLNKNWSIEATIGEFGYNTYKEDVDGAKSINNYKFGLNLSSVTFGVKYVFAK; via the coding sequence ATGAAAAAATTATTATTAGCAAGTGCTATTGCACTTTTCGGTCTTTCTAATGCTCAGATTGCTAAAGGAACTGCTTATTTATCTGGTCAGGTAAACTACGCTCAAGAAGAAAACAACAACAACGATACTAAAGTAGAAAGCTTCAGAGTTATTCCAACTGCAGGTTTCTTTGTAAACACTAACCTGGCTGTAGGTTTAGGATTAGGATATGCAAACGATAAAATAACTACTACTACAACTTCAAACGTAGCTGGAGGAACTTTAACAGTTGAAAACAAAGGTACTCAATCTGCATTTGTTGTAGCTCCATTCGTAAGAAAATATTGGACTTTGGCTGATAAATTATATATCTTCGGTCAATTAGAAGTTCCAATGGCGTTTGGTGAATATAAAGAAGAAGGAACTGAAACTTTCGTTGCAGGATCAACTACTACAGTTAACTCTACTTCTGATAAAACTAAATTTACATCTATCGGTGTAAACGTTAAGCCAGGTTTAGATTATTTCTTGAACAAAAACTGGTCTATCGAAGCTACTATCGGTGAGTTTGGATACAACACTTACAAAGAAGATGTAGACGGAGCTAAGAGCATCAATAACTACAAGTTCGGATTGAATTTATCTTCTGTAACTTTCGGAGTTAAATATGTTTTCGCTAAGTAA
- a CDS encoding OmpW family outer membrane protein: protein MKKLLLAGAVALFGLSNAQMTKGDWVISGNTGLGFNTQSSTVKANGESEDLPKTSQFSITPSVGYFVMDGLAVGIDLGFDNQTTKFDGDKVTFTKISVMPTATYYFNTDSKFFPFVGAGIGYASAKTKYSFSNSIGDPLLLSAVDTTEDGLTWKAKAGVTYMATQSLGINLGVGFDQFNTKNTNYNNTEVKTTRNNFGVNVGFSYFIKAKAQKSDK from the coding sequence ATGAAAAAATTATTACTAGCGGGTGCTGTTGCACTTTTTGGTTTATCAAATGCTCAAATGACTAAAGGGGATTGGGTAATCAGTGGAAATACAGGTCTTGGATTTAACACCCAAAGTTCTACGGTTAAAGCAAATGGAGAGTCTGAAGATCTTCCTAAAACTTCTCAGTTTTCTATCACACCATCCGTAGGATATTTTGTAATGGATGGATTAGCCGTAGGAATTGATTTAGGATTTGATAACCAAACAACTAAATTTGACGGAGATAAGGTAACTTTTACCAAAATTTCTGTAATGCCAACTGCAACTTACTATTTCAACACAGATAGTAAATTTTTCCCATTCGTAGGGGCTGGTATTGGTTATGCATCAGCTAAAACAAAGTATAGTTTCTCTAATTCAATCGGAGATCCATTGCTTCTTTCCGCTGTAGATACTACGGAAGATGGTTTAACCTGGAAAGCTAAGGCTGGGGTTACTTATATGGCTACTCAGTCTTTAGGTATTAACCTTGGTGTTGGATTTGATCAGTTCAATACAAAAAATACGAATTACAACAATACTGAAGTTAAAACGACGAGAAATAATTTCGGTGTAAATGTAGGTTTCTCTTACTTCATTAAGGCTAAGGCTCAGAAATCTGATAAATAA
- a CDS encoding TM2 domain-containing protein, producing the protein METQGNYNPPYKSEKKVVAGILGILLGTFAIHKFYLGYTKAGIIQLVLGLVTCGVVGIVGLIEGIIYLTKSDEEFDRTYVQNQKEWF; encoded by the coding sequence ATGGAAACACAGGGAAATTATAACCCACCTTACAAGTCTGAAAAAAAAGTTGTTGCCGGTATCTTAGGAATTTTACTAGGAACTTTTGCAATTCATAAGTTCTATCTTGGCTATACAAAAGCGGGAATTATTCAACTCGTTCTTGGTTTAGTAACATGTGGGGTTGTAGGAATTGTAGGTTTAATCGAAGGAATCATCTATTTAACAAAATCTGATGAGGAATTTGACAGAACATATGTTCAGAATCAGAAAGAATGGTTTTAA
- the ffh gene encoding signal recognition particle protein produces the protein MFNSLQDKLDKALHNISGRGKITEINVAETVKEIRRALVDADVNYKVAKDLTKRVQDKALGQDVLTSLTPGQLMTKIVHDELVDLMGGSQEGINLSGKPSVILIAGLQGSGKTTFSGKLANYLKTKKNKKPLLVACDVYRPAAIDQLKVLGGQIGVPVFTEEGSMDPSSISQNAINFAKSNGHDIVIVDTAGRLAIDEQMMNEIKTVHSTIQPNETLFVVDSMTGQDAVNTAKAFNDALNFDGVVLTKLDGDTRGGAALTIRSVVEKPIKFISTGEKMEALDLFYPERMADRILGMGDVVSLVERAQEQFDEEEAKKLHKKIAKNEFGFDDFLKQINQIKKMGNMKDLMGMIPGVGKAIKDVEISDDAFKHIEAIIYSMTPEERRRPSIINTQRKNRIARGAGRKIEDVNQLMKQFDQMGKMMKMMQGPQGKQMMQMMSKMPNMPGMGGMFGK, from the coding sequence ATGTTTAATAGTTTACAGGATAAATTAGACAAAGCGCTTCATAACATTTCAGGACGTGGAAAGATCACGGAAATCAATGTCGCGGAAACCGTAAAAGAGATTCGTAGAGCATTGGTAGACGCCGATGTTAATTATAAAGTTGCTAAAGATCTTACTAAAAGAGTTCAGGATAAAGCTTTAGGACAGGATGTTCTTACTTCGCTTACTCCGGGACAGTTGATGACAAAAATCGTTCACGACGAATTAGTAGATTTAATGGGAGGCTCTCAGGAAGGAATCAACCTTTCCGGAAAACCGTCTGTAATTCTGATTGCAGGTCTTCAGGGTTCTGGTAAGACAACTTTCTCAGGAAAATTAGCTAATTATTTAAAAACAAAAAAGAATAAAAAACCTCTTTTGGTAGCTTGTGACGTGTATCGTCCTGCTGCAATCGACCAGCTGAAAGTGTTGGGCGGGCAGATCGGGGTTCCTGTTTTTACTGAAGAAGGTTCTATGGATCCTTCAAGCATCTCTCAGAATGCCATTAATTTTGCTAAATCTAACGGTCACGATATCGTCATTGTGGATACAGCAGGTCGTCTGGCAATTGACGAGCAGATGATGAACGAAATCAAAACGGTTCACTCTACTATTCAACCAAACGAAACTTTATTCGTTGTTGACTCAATGACGGGTCAGGATGCTGTAAATACGGCAAAAGCTTTCAACGATGCGTTGAACTTTGACGGAGTTGTTTTAACGAAATTAGACGGTGATACTCGAGGTGGGGCTGCTTTAACGATTCGTTCGGTAGTTGAAAAACCAATCAAGTTCATCTCTACAGGTGAGAAAATGGAAGCTTTAGATCTTTTCTACCCGGAAAGAATGGCAGACAGAATCCTGGGAATGGGAGACGTTGTTTCCTTAGTAGAAAGAGCTCAGGAGCAATTTGATGAAGAAGAAGCAAAAAAACTTCACAAAAAAATTGCTAAAAACGAATTTGGTTTTGATGATTTCCTGAAACAAATCAATCAGATCAAGAAAATGGGTAATATGAAGGATTTGATGGGCATGATTCCGGGAGTTGGAAAAGCGATCAAAGACGTAGAAATCAGCGACGATGCATTCAAACATATTGAAGCAATCATCTACTCTATGACTCCTGAAGAAAGAAGAAGACCGTCTATCATCAATACGCAGAGAAAAAACAGAATTGCCAGAGGTGCCGGAAGAAAAATTGAAGATGTAAACCAGTTGATGAAGCAATTCGACCAAATGGGTAAAATGATGAAAATGATGCAGGGACCTCAAGGAAAGCAAATGATGCAGATGATGAGCAAAATGCCAAATATGCCGGGAATGGGCGGAATGTTTGGAAAATAA
- the atpB gene encoding F0F1 ATP synthase subunit A produces the protein MFKKFAVLFYSIFVLNLMSAQHGEATAEAGSATTELSEKDKVSKENKEFIDHHLLDAHDFTLMVDKEGHHIGFPLPVIFYDNGIHAFMSNKEGFMHGEPTEVDGSFYKLHHEKIYKTDAAGNLAEDKEGHVTSEKVLDLSITKSVLVIILTSIFMFVLFTGMAKSYKKSSVPTGAARFLEPLVIFVRDEIAIPNIGHKYKRFISYLLTVFFFILFLNVLGLMPFGINVTGNITMTFFLAILTYLITTFSANKDYWKHIFWMPGVPVPMKLIMLPIELLGTITKPFALMIRLFANMTAGHIVVMSLIGLIYVFKNVIAGVAFPFLTLVIYLLEVLVAFLQAYIFTMLSALFIGMAVQEHEHEHHAAH, from the coding sequence ATGTTTAAGAAATTCGCAGTTTTATTCTACAGTATTTTTGTATTAAACTTAATGTCTGCACAGCACGGCGAGGCTACTGCTGAGGCGGGGTCTGCTACTACAGAGCTTTCAGAGAAAGACAAAGTAAGTAAAGAAAACAAAGAGTTCATCGATCATCACTTGTTGGATGCGCATGACTTTACATTGATGGTGGATAAAGAAGGTCATCATATCGGTTTTCCTCTTCCTGTAATTTTTTATGACAACGGGATTCACGCTTTCATGAGCAATAAAGAAGGTTTCATGCACGGGGAGCCAACTGAGGTTGACGGATCTTTCTACAAATTGCACCACGAAAAAATTTATAAGACTGATGCAGCTGGAAATTTAGCAGAAGATAAAGAAGGTCACGTTACTTCAGAAAAAGTTTTAGACTTATCAATTACGAAGAGTGTACTTGTTATCATATTGACATCAATCTTTATGTTTGTATTGTTCACAGGAATGGCTAAGTCTTATAAAAAATCTTCAGTTCCTACTGGTGCAGCAAGATTTTTAGAGCCTTTAGTGATTTTCGTGAGAGATGAAATCGCTATTCCAAACATCGGACATAAATATAAGAGATTCATCAGTTATCTTTTAACGGTATTCTTCTTTATCTTGTTCTTGAACGTATTAGGATTAATGCCTTTCGGAATCAATGTTACAGGTAATATTACAATGACATTCTTCTTGGCAATCCTTACTTATTTAATTACTACATTCTCTGCAAACAAAGATTACTGGAAACATATTTTCTGGATGCCGGGAGTACCTGTACCCATGAAGCTGATCATGTTGCCAATCGAATTATTAGGAACAATCACTAAGCCTTTCGCATTGATGATCCGTCTTTTTGCAAACATGACTGCAGGACACATCGTAGTAATGAGTTTGATCGGATTGATCTATGTATTTAAGAATGTTATTGCAGGTGTTGCATTCCCGTTCTTAACATTAGTAATCTATTTATTGGAAGTATTGGTTGCATTCTTACAGGCTTATATCTTTACGATGTTATCAGCTTTGTTCATCGGAATGGCAGTACAGGAGCATGAGCATGAACACCATGCAGCTCACTAA
- the atpE gene encoding ATP synthase F0 subunit C: MEIPKIVGAGIVVLGVGIGLGKIGAAALEAIARQPEQSGKIQTAMLIAAALVEGVAFAALFAVN; this comes from the coding sequence ATGGAAATCCCTAAAATTGTAGGTGCTGGTATCGTAGTACTAGGTGTAGGTATCGGTCTTGGTAAAATCGGAGCTGCTGCTCTTGAAGCTATCGCTAGACAACCTGAACAATCTGGAAAAATCCAAACAGCTATGCTTATCGCTGCTGCCCTTGTAGAAGGTGTTGCGTTTGCTGCTCTATTCGCAGTAAACTAA
- a CDS encoding F0F1 ATP synthase subunit B: MELIHQFSSGLFIIQSVIFLALLFLLGKFAWKPILKSINDRETSIVDALNQAKLARKEMETLKEDNERIIREAKIERDAILKEARDIKDRIVAEAKDAAKAEGDKLIESAKQTINAEKNAAMADIKTQIGTISINIAESILKQKLDNNEAQNELVQNYLNKSNLN; the protein is encoded by the coding sequence ATGGAATTAATTCATCAGTTTTCGTCAGGATTATTTATTATCCAGTCTGTTATTTTTCTAGCATTATTATTTTTGTTAGGTAAATTCGCTTGGAAACCTATCTTAAAATCTATCAATGATAGAGAAACTTCTATTGTTGACGCTCTTAATCAAGCTAAATTGGCTAGAAAAGAGATGGAAACTTTAAAAGAGGATAACGAAAGAATCATTCGTGAAGCTAAAATCGAAAGAGATGCCATCCTTAAAGAAGCCAGAGATATTAAAGACAGAATCGTAGCAGAAGCTAAAGATGCTGCTAAAGCTGAAGGAGATAAATTGATTGAATCTGCTAAGCAGACGATCAACGCTGAAAAAAATGCTGCAATGGCAGATATCAAAACTCAAATTGGTACCATTTCTATCAATATTGCAGAATCTATCCTTAAGCAGAAATTAGACAACAACGAAGCTCAGAATGAGTTGGTTCAGAATTATTTAAACAAATCAAATCTTAACTAA
- the atpH gene encoding ATP synthase F1 subunit delta — protein MLTSKVAKRYAQGLLDFTNETSQTATVFSEMKDVVKVMTESKDLNKFFLTPYIDSKKKIEVASEIFKGLSQSSQNLIKLVIKQGREAQLKNIAQEFINKVEDINGVQRLTLTTASEISNANIEEILKSSKLVNTSANFDLKRIINPEILGGYILRVGDQQIDASVKTKLNQVKKDFQLN, from the coding sequence ATGCTTACATCTAAAGTAGCTAAAAGATATGCACAAGGTTTGCTTGATTTCACAAACGAAACAAGCCAAACAGCTACTGTATTTTCTGAAATGAAAGATGTAGTAAAGGTAATGACCGAATCTAAAGATTTGAATAAATTCTTCCTTACTCCTTACATCGATTCTAAAAAGAAAATTGAAGTAGCTTCAGAAATTTTTAAAGGCTTGTCACAATCTTCTCAAAACCTGATTAAACTGGTAATTAAGCAAGGTCGTGAAGCTCAGTTAAAAAATATTGCTCAGGAATTCATCAATAAAGTTGAAGATATCAATGGAGTACAGAGACTTACTCTTACTACTGCTTCAGAAATATCGAATGCTAATATTGAAGAGATCTTAAAATCAAGTAAACTTGTCAATACAAGCGCCAACTTCGATTTAAAAAGAATTATCAATCCTGAAATTTTAGGAGGATACATTCTAAGAGTAGGAGACCAGCAGATTGATGCGTCTGTAAAAACTAAGCTTAACCAAGTTAAAAAAGATTTTCAATTAAATTAA
- the atpA gene encoding F0F1 ATP synthase subunit alpha yields the protein MAEINPAEVSAILKQQLANFDTQSNVEEVGTVLTIGDGIARVYGLENVQYGELVKFSSDVEGIVLNLEEDNVGVALLGESKLVKEGDTVTRTNRISSIKVGEGMLGRVVDTLGNPIDGKGPITGELYEMPLERKAPGVIYRQPVTEPLQSGIVAIDAMIPVGRGQRELIIGDRQTGKTTVAIDTIINQKEFFDAGKPVYCIYVAIGQKASTVAQIVKTLSDKGALAYTVIVAANASDPVPMQVYSAMAGAAIGEFFRDTGRPALIVYDDLSKQAVAYRELSLLLRRPPGREAYPGDVFYLHSRLLERAAKVIADDNIASQMNDLPESLKPIVKGGGSLTALPIIETQAGDVSAYIPTNVISITDGQIFLESDLFNSGVRPAINVGISVSRVGGNAQIKSMKKVSGTLKLDQAQYKELEAFAKFGSDLDAATLAVISKGERNVEILKQPVNAPLPVDSQVAIVYAGTENLMRNVPIRKIKEFQHEYIEFLRSKHPETMAAIKAGKIDNEITGVLKQAANDLASKYN from the coding sequence ATGGCAGAAATAAATCCGGCAGAAGTATCTGCGATCTTAAAACAGCAATTGGCCAACTTCGACACTCAATCTAATGTTGAGGAAGTAGGTACAGTTTTAACCATCGGTGATGGTATCGCTCGTGTATACGGGTTAGAAAACGTACAATACGGAGAGTTGGTGAAATTTTCTAGTGATGTAGAAGGTATTGTACTAAACCTTGAAGAAGACAACGTAGGTGTTGCTTTGCTAGGTGAAAGTAAATTAGTAAAAGAAGGAGATACAGTAACAAGAACAAACAGAATTTCTTCTATCAAAGTAGGAGAAGGAATGTTAGGAAGAGTAGTGGATACTCTAGGTAACCCTATCGATGGTAAAGGTCCTATTACTGGGGAATTATACGAAATGCCATTGGAAAGAAAAGCTCCCGGAGTTATTTACAGACAACCGGTAACTGAGCCTTTACAGTCTGGTATCGTTGCTATTGACGCGATGATTCCTGTAGGAAGAGGGCAAAGAGAGCTTATCATTGGTGACAGACAGACAGGTAAAACTACTGTTGCGATCGATACGATCATCAACCAAAAAGAATTTTTTGATGCTGGTAAACCAGTATATTGTATATATGTTGCTATTGGTCAGAAAGCTTCTACTGTAGCACAAATCGTTAAAACCCTTTCTGATAAAGGAGCTTTAGCATATACGGTAATTGTTGCGGCTAACGCATCGGATCCGGTTCCAATGCAGGTATATTCTGCGATGGCAGGTGCTGCGATCGGAGAGTTCTTCAGAGACACCGGTAGACCAGCTTTGATTGTTTATGATGATTTATCTAAACAAGCGGTTGCTTACCGTGAGCTTTCTCTACTATTGAGAAGACCACCGGGTCGTGAGGCTTATCCTGGAGACGTTTTCTATCTTCACTCAAGATTATTGGAAAGAGCGGCAAAAGTTATCGCTGATGATAATATCGCAAGCCAAATGAACGACTTACCTGAATCTTTGAAGCCAATCGTAAAAGGGGGTGGTTCATTAACGGCACTTCCGATCATTGAAACTCAGGCTGGAGATGTTTCTGCATATATCCCTACCAACGTAATCTCTATTACAGACGGACAGATCTTCTTGGAGTCTGATCTATTCAACTCAGGGGTTCGTCCTGCAATCAACGTAGGTATCTCTGTATCAAGGGTAGGAGGTAATGCTCAGATCAAATCAATGAAAAAAGTTTCTGGTACTCTTAAATTAGACCAGGCTCAGTATAAAGAATTAGAAGCGTTTGCTAAGTTCGGATCTGATCTTGATGCTGCTACTTTAGCGGTAATCTCTAAAGGAGAAAGAAACGTAGAAATCCTTAAGCAGCCGGTAAATGCACCACTTCCTGTAGACAGTCAGGTAGCGATCGTATATGCCGGAACAGAAAACTTAATGAGAAACGTTCCTATCAGAAAAATTAAAGAATTCCAACACGAATATATCGAGTTCCTAAGATCTAAGCACCCTGAAACAATGGCTGCAATTAAAGCTGGAAAAATCGATAACGAGATTACAGGAGTTCTTAAGCAGGCAGCTAACGATTTAGCTTCTAAATATAACTAA
- the atpG gene encoding ATP synthase F1 subunit gamma, with protein MANLKEIRGRISSISSTMQITRAMKMVSAAKLKKAQDAIVMLRPYSEKLQEIIQNVNSSSDPDQVSIYAQKREVKRVLFIAVTSNRGLAGAFNSSIVKELNSQFQNNSQYEIEVLTIGKKVFDAVRKNRTVFSNESAVYDNLTFDRVANVTEGVMKSFRDGKFDEVYLIYNKFVNAATQEVIAEQLLPISMPETQKTEVETDYIFEPNKNEILDNLIPKSIKTQVFKAVLDSVASEHGARMTAMHKATDNAQALKNDLVIFYNKARQAAITNEILEIVSGAEALKNS; from the coding sequence ATGGCAAACTTAAAAGAAATACGAGGTAGAATCAGTTCAATTTCATCTACGATGCAAATTACACGTGCTATGAAAATGGTTTCGGCAGCGAAACTAAAGAAGGCACAAGATGCTATCGTAATGTTGAGACCATATTCTGAAAAGCTTCAGGAGATTATCCAGAATGTAAATTCAAGCTCAGATCCTGATCAGGTTTCTATTTATGCTCAGAAAAGAGAGGTGAAAAGAGTGCTTTTTATTGCGGTAACTTCTAACAGAGGTTTGGCAGGAGCTTTCAACTCATCTATCGTAAAAGAGCTTAACAGTCAGTTTCAGAATAATTCTCAGTACGAAATTGAGGTTCTTACCATTGGTAAAAAAGTTTTTGATGCTGTAAGAAAAAACAGAACGGTATTTTCTAACGAAAGTGCAGTATATGATAATCTTACATTCGACAGAGTTGCTAATGTTACAGAAGGGGTAATGAAGAGCTTCAGAGATGGTAAATTTGATGAAGTGTATTTGATTTACAATAAATTTGTAAACGCTGCAACCCAGGAGGTCATTGCAGAACAGCTTCTTCCTATTTCAATGCCTGAAACACAAAAAACAGAAGTAGAAACTGATTATATCTTTGAACCTAACAAAAATGAGATTTTAGATAATTTGATTCCAAAATCAATTAAAACTCAGGTTTTCAAAGCGGTTTTAGATTCTGTAGCCTCTGAACACGGAGCAAGAATGACGGCAATGCATAAAGCAACAGATAATGCACAAGCATTGAAAAACGATCTTGTGATTTTCTACAACAAAGCAAGACAGGCTGCTATTACAAACGAAATCTTAGAAATCGTTTCAGGAGCTGAAGCTTTAAAGAATTCATAA
- a CDS encoding T9SS type A sorting domain-containing protein has product MKTKFYFSFFLLLFSFVSFAQMSVNASGGGVANVNNTISYSIGQPFYHQVNGGGFILIEGVQQPYEIITMGTSDYSGIELGMKVYPNPTSSLLFLKIDGMALKDLSYQLFDSSGRNIFHEKIRQVETSIDLGSKPSGVYILSVFNTEKNIKTFKIIKN; this is encoded by the coding sequence ATGAAAACAAAATTCTATTTTTCGTTTTTTTTGTTGTTATTTTCTTTCGTGAGCTTTGCTCAGATGTCAGTAAATGCTTCTGGAGGGGGTGTTGCGAATGTTAACAATACAATTTCATATTCGATAGGTCAGCCTTTTTATCATCAGGTAAACGGAGGAGGGTTCATACTCATAGAAGGTGTTCAGCAGCCTTATGAAATTATAACCATGGGAACAAGCGATTACTCCGGTATAGAATTGGGGATGAAAGTTTATCCTAATCCAACTTCTTCATTACTTTTTCTTAAAATAGACGGTATGGCTCTTAAAGATTTGAGCTACCAGTTGTTCGATTCTTCCGGACGAAATATTTTCCATGAAAAAATAAGACAGGTTGAAACATCTATTGACCTGGGTTCAAAACCTTCCGGGGTTTACATCTTAAGTGTATTTAATACTGAAAAAAATATTAAAACCTTCAAAATCATTAAAAACTAA